TTGAGATGCAAACCGATACAATTACTATCCTCGATTAATTAACAAAAGCGTAGTCATGAATTGTTTTTCACGACTACGCTTTTGATTTCATCCATACTTGTAATTTTTCTATAAAAGGCATGCTATACATCTGTGGCAATGTTTGCATCTGATCTAAACCTAGTTCCTGACGATCATTTACTTTTACATCTGCTTGATAATAGTAACCGGTTACAGGTGCTTGCTCCTTCTCCCCACTTGCTAATTCGTAAAACTGGTGCAATTTCATTCGGTATATCCCGTCTAGCTCTTCTCGCTGAATTTGAAATCGCTCAAAGCCATTTTTGATTTCATAAACAAACACATTCGCAAATTCATAATCCTTTATTTGCTTATCGTCTATCTGATAAGCAATTACGCCTAAGCTATTTAATTCATCACCTGTTACATTTAAACCTAATTCTTCATTTAACTCTCTTACACCATCTAAAACCGTTTCGGTTGCCAGTAAATGGCCAGCAGCCGTAATATCATACTGACCAGGATAATCCTTCTTACATTGACTACGGAGCTGTAAATAAATCATCCATTCATCTTCTACCTTCTCAATCACCCAACAGTGAAATACTTCATGCCAAAAGCCCTTTTCATGTACTTCATCACGCAATGCCGTACCTATTTTATTATATTGTTCATTAAAAATCGCTAAACATTCTGTCATCTTCTTCATCCTCCGTTTTATTGGACCAAAAAAACGCTAAGCACTTAAATAAATGCTTAGCGTTTTCTATCTGCCTATGTATGACCCGTACGGGATTCGAACCCGTGTTACCGCCGTGAAAGGGCGGTGTCTTAACCACTTGACCAACGGGCCGTGGCGGAGAATGAGGGATTTGAACCCTCGCGCCGGTTACCCGACCTACACCCTTAGCAGGGGCGCCTCTTCAGCCTCTTGAGTAATTCCCCTAATTAAAAAATGGCTCCGAAGGCAGGACTCGAACCTGCGACCTGCCGGTTAACAGCCGGATGCTCTACCAACTGAGCTACTTCGGAACAGTCTTATATGGTGGGCCTAAATGGACTCGAACCATCGACCTCACGCTTATCAGGCGTGCGCTCTAACCAGCTGAGCTATAGGCCCTTTTTAAAAACTGGAGCGGGTGATCGGAATCGAACCGACAACATCAGCTTGGAAGGCTGAGGTTTTACCACTAAACTACACCCGCAAATGGTGGGTTTGGACGGAATCGAACCGCCGACACTTAGAGCTTCAATCTAATGCTCTACCAACTGAGCTACAAACCCACAAATGGCGGTCCCGACCGGGATCGAACCGGCGATCTCCTGCGTGACAGGCAGGCATGTTAACCGCTACACCACGGGACCATTTGGTTGCGGGGATAGGACTTGAACCTATGACCTTCGGGTTATGAGCCCGACGAGCTACCACTGCTCCACCCCGCGACAATATTATTAAGTTTATTATCGCCTGTTCTGAGTTCTACTTAGTTGACATCAACTTCGTTCCTCAGTTGCTGCTAATCGCTATCTTCGTTTAGCGATTTGCTCCACCCCGCGATAATACTATTTAACTTTTTTCGAGCTGTTCTCACCTGTAAATTATGGAGGAGGTAGAGGGATTCGAACCCCCGCGCGGTGTTACCCGCCTGTCGGTTTTCAAGACCGATCCCTTCAGCCGAACTTGGGTATACCTCCATGTTAATTATATGATTTACTGGTGGACCTTACAGGACTCGAACCTGTGACCGGACGGTTATGAGCCGTCTGCTCTAACCAACTGAGCTAAAGGTCCTTAAGATGGCTACCGAGGGAGTCGAACCCACGACCTTTCGGGTATGAACCGAATGCTCTAGCCAGCTGAGCTAGGTAGCCAGGATCTTTATTGGTTAATTTATGGTGGAGCCTAGCGGGATCGAACCGCTGACCTCCTGCGTGCAAGGCAGGCGCTCTCCCAGCTGAGCTAAGGCCCCATATAGTGGTCGGAATGACAGGATTCGAACCTACGACCCCTTGGTCCCAAACCAAGTGCTCTACCAAGCTGAGCTACATTCCGGAAAATGGTGCGCTCGACAGGACTTGAACCTACAACCTTCTGATTCGTAGTCAGATGCTCTATCCAATTGAGCTACGAGCGCAATTATTTATTTAAAAGATGGTGCCGAGGGCCGGAATCGAACCGGCACGGTGATCACTCACCGCAGGATTTTAAGTCCTGTGCGTCTGCCAGTTCCGCCACCCCGGCATTTTTTGGAGCGGAAGACGAGGTTCGAACTCGCGACCCCCACCTTGGCAAGGTGGTGTTCTACCACTGAACTACTTCCGCAAAATGCATAAGCTATTTTTATCTGACAGTATATGAAATTAAAATGGTGCGGGTGAAGGGAGTCGAACCCCCACGCCTTGCGGCGCTAGATCCTAAGTCTAGTGCGTCTGCCAATTCCGCCACACCCGCAGCAGACAAATATAAAACTGGTGAGCCATGAAGGACTCGAACCTTCGACCCTCTGATTAAAAGTCAGATGCTCTACCAACTGAGCTAATGGCTCTCTAAAGTGGTGCCGGCGAAAGGAGTCGAACCCTCGACCTACTGATTACAAGTCAGTTGCTCTACCAACTGAGCTACACCGGCATTTTAGAAATGGTGGAGGATGACGGGCTCGAACCGCCGACCCCCTGCTTGTAAGGCAGGTGCTCTCCCAGCTGAGCTAATCCTCCTGGGTATTAAAGTTACACTGTAAAGTGCTTGTCCTTTCTCTTAAGGACAAGATTTATATTATCAGCATTTGAGAAACAATGCAATACTTTTTTGAAACTTTTTTTAAAAATAATATTTCCTTCAAAGTTTCCCAGTAACTAGCCTTGTTTCCTAATGAAAACGATTACTTGGCATAACGAAATTTTAATATGATTACCCATTTTTTTCAACACTTGTTTTGCATTTTTATAAAATATTTTTTATTATATTAGTAAATTAATACGTCACAATGCCCAATTACAAAGGGAATCCGTTCATTCTTACAGTTAAATCCCCTTTAATTGTAGGTTATTTTATAATTATATCAAAACTCTAAATATTACCTGCTTATTTTTTTTAACATTATCTATTCGCTCTAATTTTTCAGCATACTTAACATAACCTATAACCTCTGAAAAAATTAGTGTCGGTATTTGATACATTAATTGTCCATAAATCGCGTTTGCTATTTTTAAAATTGTATCATTCCCCTGCTCTACCTGCTTTACAATCCGTTGCACCTTATAGTCCATTTTCGCTAAATTCGCCTGCGCAACTTCTTCAAAATTATCAAAAATTGCTTCATGTCCAGCAAAAACAGTCGATACATGTAAGTTTAAACATTGTTCAATCGATTTACGTTGCTGCCATACTGTCGGCAATAATGATTTGTTTGCATCAAAATCAATGAGTGCATTTGTCGTTCCTTTTTCAATAATTAAATCCCCTGTAAATAGCCAGTCTGTTTGTTGATCATATAGCGAAATCGAATCCAATGAATGTCCTGGTGTCTCTAAAACGAGTAAATCCCCGATAAAATCCTGCGCTTGAATAGGTTGTACAAATGTTTGAATTCGTAAACCTTCATCATTATATAGTGTTTTATACATTTTTTCTATACGCGTCTTCATGAGATCTTCGCAGCCATAGTATGTATACAATTCCTCAAAAAATTGAATTTTAGTATGCTGATATTGTTCTGTCAATGCTAAACGTTCTATTGCGGAAGGATGGGCAAATACCGGCATTTTCTTTGTCTCTATAATTTTATTAACCATTCCAATATGATCAGTATGATGATGCGTTAAAATAATTTGATCTATATCCGTTAAATCAAATCCATATTCAGCTAGCTTTTTATAAAAAAATGTTTCGTATTCAACTGAATCTATTCCCGCATCAATTAGAGTCAGTCTATTTTGAGACTCATATAAATAACAATTGATATTGGTCATTTGTCCGTATCTCTCTGGGTAAATAATGGGATACACTTTTTTACCTTTATATTCAAATATTGAACTCATTTCTAAATCCTCCATAATCCCATTTACGGTATAATCTTCGGAATAATAAATTACTATCGAACAAAAGTATATCGTTTCTAATTAAATATGAAAAGGAGTTCTACTATAAACGCGTTAGCTTCTAAATTTCAGTAGCTTGTAACCCCTCATCATGCACTTCAAACAAAGGATTTATCTTCGTTGCACTATTTTATCAAACTTAGAAATACCAGAAGTTTATTATTTCCACTGGAAACAGGCTAGTACTATAGAAACCGTAGAAGGTCCAGCGCAATTATTTAGAAACTCTAGCATTTAAAGCTGAGGTAGCTAATCAATCTGAACTATATATACAAAAAACTTTACCGCTCTTAGCCAATCCCGTCAAAGCCCTTTACAGATTAGAAAGAGTTGCTACAGTTCGGATTTACCCAACCGGTACATACCAATTTCGAACAGAATTTTATGACTGGTTTTCAAGCTGAACTATTCATTAAAACACCATCAATACTTGAATCCGACAAGATTACCATAGCAAATTGCCAACTTCCTATTCGTCAGTTAGAAGAAATTAATCATGTATACTAAGTAACAATTTAAAGCCTCTCGCAAAAAAATTACTTTAACGCTTGCCTCCAAAAAAGCGAGCGCCTTCACTTTTACACAAGACATTAATGAACCTCTATAACACAAAAAAACGCTAAGCACTTGAATAAATGCTTAGCGTTTTCTATCTGCCTATGTATGACCCGTACGGGATTCGAACCCGTGTTACCGCCGTGAAAGGGCGGTGTCTTAACCACTTGACCAACGGGCCGTGGCGGAGAATGAGGGATTTGAACCCTCGCGCCGGTTACCCGACCTACACCCTTAGCAGGGGCGCCTCTTCAGCCTCTTGAGTAATTCCCCTAATAAAAAAATGGCTCCGAAGGCAGGACTCGAACCTGCGACCTGCCGGTTAACAGCCGGATGCTCTACCAACTGAGCTACTTCGGAACAGTCTTATATGGTGGGCCTAAATGGACTCGAACCATCGACCTCACGCTTATCAGGCGTGCGCTCTAACCAGCTGAGCTATAGGCCCTTTTTAAAAACTGGAGCGGGTGATCGGAATCGAACCGACAACATCAGCTTGGAAGGCTGAGGTTTTACCACTAAACTACACCCGCAAATGGTGGGTTTGGACGGAATCGAACCGCCGACACTTAGAGCTTCAATCTAATGCTCTACCAACTGAGCTACAAACCCACAAATGGCGGTCCCGACCGGGATCGAACCGGCGATCTCCTGCGTGACAGGCAGGCATGTTAACCGCTACACCACGGGACCATTTGGTTGCGGGGATAGGACTTGAACCTATGACCTTCGGGTTATGAGCCCGACGAGCTACCACTGCTCCACCCCGCGACAATATTATTAAGTTTATTATCGCCTGTTCTGAGTTCTACTTAGTTGACATCAACTTCGTTCCTCAGTTGCTGCTAATCGCTATCTTCGTTTAGCGATTTGCTCCACCCCGCGACAATACTATTTAACTTTTTTCGAGCTGTTCTCACCTGTAAATTATGGAGGAGGTAGAGGGATTCGAACCCCCGCGCGGTGTTACCCGCCTGTCGGTTTTCAAGACCGATCCCTTCAGCCAAACTTGGGTATACCTCCATGTTAATTATATGATTTACTGGTGGACCTTACAGGACTCGAACCTGTGACCGGACGGTTATGAGCCGTCTGCTCTAACCAACTGAGCTAAAGGTCCTTAAGATGGCTACCGAGGGAGTCGAACCCACGACCTTTCGGGTATGAACCGAATGCTCTAGCCAGCTGAGCTAGGTAGCCAGGATCTTTATTGGTTAATTTATGGTGGAGCCTAGCGGGATCGAACCGCTGACCTCCTGCGTGCAAGGCAGGCGCTCTCCCAGCTGAGCTAAGGCCCCATATAGTGGTCGGAATGACAGGATTCGAACCTACGACCCCTTGGTCCCAAACCAAGTGCTCTACCAAGCTGAGCTACATTCCGGAAAATGG
The sequence above is a segment of the Solibacillus sp. FSL H8-0523 genome. Coding sequences within it:
- a CDS encoding MBL fold metallo-hydrolase, with the protein product MSSIFEYKGKKVYPIIYPERYGQMTNINCYLYESQNRLTLIDAGIDSVEYETFFYKKLAEYGFDLTDIDQIILTHHHTDHIGMVNKIIETKKMPVFAHPSAIERLALTEQYQHTKIQFFEELYTYYGCEDLMKTRIEKMYKTLYNDEGLRIQTFVQPIQAQDFIGDLLVLETPGHSLDSISLYDQQTDWLFTGDLIIEKGTTNALIDFDANKSLLPTVWQQRKSIEQCLNLHVSTVFAGHEAIFDNFEEVAQANLAKMDYKVQRIVKQVEQGNDTILKIANAIYGQLMYQIPTLIFSEVIGYVKYAEKLERIDNVKKNKQVIFRVLI
- a CDS encoding NUDIX domain-containing protein, coding for MTECLAIFNEQYNKIGTALRDEVHEKGFWHEVFHCWVIEKVEDEWMIYLQLRSQCKKDYPGQYDITAAGHLLATETVLDGVRELNEELGLNVTGDELNSLGVIAYQIDDKQIKDYEFANVFVYEIKNGFERFQIQREELDGIYRMKLHQFYELASGEKEQAPVTGYYYQADVKVNDRQELGLDQMQTLPQMYSMPFIEKLQVWMKSKA